From Paenarthrobacter sp. A20:
AGAAGGCCCAACGCCAGCTGAGCAGGTCCGTCAGCAGTCCGCCCAGGATGGCGCCGCTGGTGAATCCCGCAGCCATGAGGGCGCCATTCAACCCGAGTGCCTTGTCGCGCAATGGGCCTTCGGGGAATGAAACCAACAGCAGCGAAAGGGCCGCGGGCACCACCATGGCCGTGGCAACGCCTTGGCCCACTCTTGCCAGCAGCAGTAATGCCGGTTCGGTGGCCAAGCCACCCGCCAGGGACGCGGCGCCGAGGAGTGCCATGCCGATCAGGAACACTTTCCGCCGCCCGGCCACATCGGCCACGCGCCCGAACAGCAGTGTGAGGCCGGCGGCGCACAGGGCGAATGCCGTGGCGACCCACTGGAGGTTTTCCAAGGAGAACCCCACGTCGGCGCCGATGGTGGGCAGGGCAACGTTCAGGATGGAGAAATCGACGGCGAGGGTGAAACCCGCTGTCAGGAGAACCACGAGCGCCAGCCGTTGCTTGCTGGTCATGCCCTTCGGCGTTGTTTCGGCTGAGGGATTGCGGACTTCATTGGTTGATGGCATGGGTTCAGCGTGGACGCGTTTCCGTGCGGCAACCACACCCCGCTGTGGGTACCACTGGCAGTGACAGGACAATCCCGGCCGGTGCCTGAACAATGGGGGCATGGGTACAAACAGTGAACTTGGGGAGTTCCTTCGCGTCCGCCGGGCAGCTTTGCAGCCCCAGGACGTCGGCGTCCTTAATTACGGCTTCCGGCGCGTTCCCGGTTTGCGGCGCGAGGAACTGGCCATGTTGGCCGGTGTCAGCACCACGTACTACACGCGGTTGGAGCAAGGGCTCAGCACAAATGCCTCTGAAGCAGTGATCGGTGCAATCGCGCGTGCCTTGAACCTGGATGCTGCAGAACGCGCCCATCTCTTCAACTTGGCGCGTCCTGTCAAAACCCGGCGACGGGCACCTGCCAAACCCGACAAGATCAGGGCGGGAACGCTGCGTTTGATCCAGTCCATGTCCGGCACGCCGGCCATCGTCCTGGGACGCCGCAGCGAAGTGCTGGGGTGGAATACGTTGGGACATCGGCTCCTTGCCGGCCACCTCGACTACACCGCACCTGCTGCGCCTTCAACACGTCCGAACCTGACCCGGATGTTGTTCCTCGACCAGCACACCAGGGAGCTTTATGTGCGCTGGCCGGAGGAGGCCCGCCGTGCCGTAGCGTCATTGCGACTTGTCGCAGGAAAGTCCTCCGATGACCAGGAGCTTGCTTCCCTCATTGGGGAACTTTCTTTGGGAAGCGTGGACTTCGCTACGCTCTGGGCCAAGCACCCTGTGGAGAACTGCATGTCCGGACGGAAGTACATGCAGCACCCGGAGGTGGGCTACTTGGAACTGAATTTCGAGGTGCTGACACCGCCCGACGAGTCGGGGCACCGTGTCCTCATGTACGCCGCAGAGCCAGGAACCCCTGGGGCCGAGGCGCTGCAGCTCCTCCACAACACCACTGAAGGAGTGTCAGCTGTTCACCGCGTGCAGCGGACCTGATCGCCGCCAGCGCGAGCGGCTCGCAATCACTTTTTCCACATAGCGCCGGTTTCCACATAGCGCTATTGGGAGCGAAAGATGGCCGACTGTCATGACAGGGTTTAGCCATGGGAATTATCGGGCAGATCGTGGCACGGCGGGCAAGTTCGCCGCGCGCCAATGACCTGCTGAGTCAACCGTCCCTGCGGCCTGTCGGCGGCCCCGCCCGGGCAGCGGCTTTCGAAGGCACGACGGCGGTTGGCACCGTCGCGTTGAGCTCCGAAGACGCTGGGCTGCCTGGCGGACTGGGCACGGAAACCGTGTCCTCGGAAACCGGGTCCTCGGACATAGGACCCGGTGGAGGCGTGCACTCCGCTGACGTTGCTCCGGGCTTGCGTGTCATTCCGGCGGCGGACAGCAAGCGCGTGGCTGGCTTGATTGAAGCGGGCCTGCCTTCTCCTGGAATGGCGGGCGTGTCGCTTGCGCAGGCGGATGAAGCCTTGAGGTCGCTTCGTGAATCGGCCTCGGATGAGGCTTCAGTGTTCGGCTTTGTTGAGGCTGCTGATTTTGCCGGCAAGGTCGAGGAGATTTCCCGATCGGTGGAGTACTTGCAGATCGTCGCAGCCCACGCGGTGGAACGGGCCCGGCTTGAGGCACAAAACTCCCGGCCGGGGTCCTCGGCAGCAGCGCCGGAATGGCGGACGGGCTGGACGGAAACACCCGAAGAGCCAACGAGTGGCACGGGCGCAACGGTTCCGGAGGCAACAGTTCCGGAGGCACCAGTTTCCGCTGGTGAAGCACGTTCCACCAACGCACTGTCCGTGGATGGGTCCGGGTCCGCGGCCAGTGTTTTGGATGACGGGTACCGGAACGCGGCAGAGTTCCTGCGGGCCCGGTTGCGGATCGGCATCGGCGAGGCCCGGCGCAGGCTTGCCCTCGCCGCCGAGGTCCTCCCCCAAAAGGGCATGACCGGGCAGGAAATCCCGGCCCGCCGCGGAATCCTCGCCGAGGCCCTCGGATCGGCTTTGGTGCCGTCCCGGTCCGCGACCGTCATCAGCACCGCCCTGGACAAAGTCCGGAACCTCACCGACGAAGACACCATCACCCGGATGGAACACGCCCTGACCACCACCGCGGTGGAGACCGACCCGGACTTCGTCACCACAATGACCAAACGCTGGGCCGACAGGATCGACCACGACGGCCCCGAACCCTCCGAAGAAATCCTCCACCAACTCCAAGGCGCGTTCCTCCGCCGCCGACGCCGCCACGGACTCCACCACCTCGAAATCTTCGCCACCGACGAACAAATCGAAACCCTCACCACCACCATGAACGCCGCCACCAACCCACGACTCACCAACAGCACCAGCACCAGCACCAGAACCAATAGACCAGGCACAGGCACAGGCACCAGCCCGGACCTGGACCGCCGCTCCCGGGCACAGAAACTCCTCGACGGCCTCACCGGAGCCTGCGCCCTCGCCATGACCACCGGGAAACTACCCTCCAACGGCGGACTCCGCCCCCAACTCACCGTCACCATCGACCACCGCGACCTCCTCGAACAACTCACCGGCACCGGCCACCACCAGCCCGGCACCAGGACACAAACCGGCACAGCCATAGGCGCCGCCACAGGCACAGGCACCGGCATAGGAACTGGCACCGATCGCTTGAACACAGGCACCGCCACGTTCACCGGCCCAATGCACCCGAACACCATCCGCAAAATAGCCTGCGACGCCGACATCATCCCCGTCCTGCTCGGCAGCGACTCCCGCGTCCTGGACATCGGCCGCACCACCCGGATCTTCCCACCCCACATCCGCAAAGCCATCACCGCCCGCGACCAAGGCTGCGCCTTCCCCGACTGCACCATGCCCGCACCCTGGTGCGAAGCCCACCACACCACCTACTGGACCCACGGCGGCACCACCGGAACCAACAACGGCACCCTGCTCTGCAGCCACCACCACCACCTCATCCACAAAGAACAATGGCGGATCGACATGACAACCGGGGTCCCCTGGTTCATCCCCCCACCCCACATCGACCCCCACCAAACACCCCGACGCAACCACCACCACACACCCCACAGAACATGAAGGGTCCTAGTCCCGGGCGCGCCTGAAGCAGACCCCGATCACGTAGGGATTTGGGCGCTGGCGTGCTGGTCAAGATGGCAAGCCGGTGCCGAACTTAGCGCGACGTCGGCCAGCCCGTGTACGACTCCGCGAGGTAAGCCTTGGCGTGCTCGGAAGTGACCACGGAGTGCAGCTCGCCGAGCTGGCGTGCGCGGTCGAAGTCGTCGGCCCCGGGAACGGTGTGCAGCATGGACGTCATCCAGTACGAGAAGTGCTGGGCCTTCCACACACGGTCCAGGGCGCGGTCGCTGTAGGAATCAAGAAGCGCAGTGGAGCCATTCGAGTAGAAGGAATCGAGCCCCTCGAAGAGGACTTTGACGTCGTGGATCGCCAGGTTGAGGCCCTTGGCTCCCGTGGGCGGCACTGTGTGCGCGGCGTCGCCGGCCAGGAAGAGGTTGCCGTGGCGCATGGGTGTGTGGACGAAACTGCGGAACGGGAGGACCATCTTTTCCAGGACGGGCCCCTCTTTGAGCTCAAACCCATTGCCATTGACGCGCTTCCGGAACTCCGTCCAGATGCGTTCGTCATCCCATTCGGCCACGTTTTCCTTGGGGTCGCACTGGAAATACATGCGCTGAACGGTTTCGGTGCGCTGGCTGATCAGTGCGAAGCCGTTTTCGGAGTTGGCGTAGATCAGTTCGTCGGCGCTGCGTGGGGCCTCGGCGAGGATGCCGAACCAAGCGAAGGGGTACTCGTGGAAGTACCACTTGCGGTTGGCTTCGGGAATCTGGAAGCGGCAGTGGCTGCGGGATCCGTCAGCACCCACCAGGAAGTCGGCCTGGATTTCAAAGTCCTGGCCGTCCGCGTCAGTGAACCAGACTTTCGGCTTGCCTTCGAGGTCATGCACCGTGGTGTCCGTGACGCTGTAGCGGACGTCGCCGCCGTCGGCCTCGCGTTTCGCGGCGAGATCCATGAACACGTCGGTCTGTGGGTACAGCCACACTGATTCGCCCACGAGTTCCTTGAAGTTGATGCGGTGGCTTTCGCCGTTGAACCGCAACTCGATGCCATCGTGCCGGTCGCCTTCGCGCAGTACACGATCGGACACGCCGGAATCCACCAACAGGTTCACGGTGCCGTGCTCGAGGATGCCGGCGCGGACAGTCTCCTGGATGTCCTTGCGGCTGCGGATTTCCACCACTACGGACTCGATGCCCTGCTTGGCCAGCAAATGGGAGAGCATGAGGCCTGCGGGGCCTGCGCCCATGATGGCGACTTGGGTGGTGATCGGTGTGCGTGCCATGGTTGTTCCTCGCTTCGTTGCGGATCCCGGCTTGCTCGGAAGCGGGATGAATCTGAAATCAGTGTGGCCCGCAGCGGGTGATTGGCGTTACACGCATTCCGTTGAACAGAAGTTGGATTCAGTCGCCGAGTTGTCGGCCGATTCCCCTCGCAGCTGTTTGAAGCGCCGGGACAAGCGCCTGCAACCGCATCTCCGCCAGCGGGACAACAACACCGAGGGCCGCCACAGTACGGCGCTTCCCATTCACCACGGGAACAGCGATGCCCCACGTATCCGGATCCACCACGCCCGCGAGTTGTGCGTAGCCGTGCTGGGCCGCTTCCGCCAGGAAATGACGTACGACGTCGGCAGTCACCTTTCCGGTCGGATCTTCGAATTGTTCGAGGTACTCCGCCTGCAGCTCACGCGACTGGTGGGACATCAAGGCCAGTCCCGCAGAGGAAATGTGGACCGGCATCCGCCCGGCGATCCGCGCCCTGTTGGCCACCGATCCCCTCCGGGAAAGTCGCTCCACAAAGAGCGCTTCCCAGCCATCGAGCACAGCGAGGTTCACGTTCTGGTTCAGGACCTGCTGTATGTCCTCCATAAACGGCATCGCCGCTTGGCGGAGGGCCAACGTGGGCGAATTGCGGTTGACCAGTTCCCACAACCTCAAGCCCAGGCGGACCGTCCCGCCGGCGCCAAGATCCAACAACCCATGCTCGGAGAGTTGGCGGACCAGTCGATGCGCCGAGGACAGCGGGAGCCCTGCGCGGTCGGCCAACTCCGTCAACTGCAGGGACGTCACTCCCTCCGGGAAAGCCTCGATCACCCGCACGACGCGATCCACCACGGAATCACCGGACGCAGAGTTGGCCACGACGCTCTCCTTTGTTTCCGGCACCGGTGGGCACCTTCCATTCAATGGTAGAACGTGTGCCACGCTACATCGGGCGGTGATACAACTCTCATAACCGACCGAACGTTCTTTGGTCGGGACCAACCACAAAAGAAGTGCCGAGGACGCCATGCCAACGATGCCATCTGCCCGCCGCTCCCAATGGCCTGTTTGGCTCTGTTGGCTGGCCATGGTCCTGGACGGCTTCGATCTCGTGGTCCTGGGCACCGTCATTCCCACGCTCATCAAGACCGGCGAACTTGGATTCGACGCCGTGGGAGCTACTTTCGCGGCCACTATCTCCCTGGTAGGTGTGGGTTTGGGTGCGCTCTTCATCGCGCCGCTCTCGGACAAGTTCGGCCGCCGAAGACTCTTGATCGCCTGTGTGGCAGGCTTCTCGCTGTTCACCATCGGCGTTGCCTTCGCTCCGAATGTCGCAGTCTTTTCGATTCTCCGCCTGCTTGCGGGCTTGGGGCTTGGCGCATGCCTCCCTGCCGCTTTGGCATACATGAACGACTACGCCCCGGCCGGATCAGCCGGCAAGTCCACCACCCGGACCATGACCGGGTACCACGTGGGCGCCGTGGCCACGGCCCTGCTGGCCATTTTCATCGTTCCCAACTGGCGGCTCATGTTCATCATCGGCGGCGTGGCCGGACTGGTGCTGTTGCCGTTCCTGTGGGCAAAGCTGCCCGAGTCCCTGCCCGAGGCAGCCCCGGCCAAGGCGGGCGAACCCGCGAAGGCAACCCCCGCCGTCGAGCATTCCGCCGGCACCAAACAAAAGACCGGATTCCGCGACCTCCTGCAGAAGCCGTACCCCATGGTGGCTGTTGGCATTGGCATCGCGTCGTTCATGGGGCTGCTGCTGGTCTATGGGCTGAACACGTGGCTGCCGCAGCTGATGGCAGCTGCCGGATATCCCGTGAGCACCGGACTGACTCTATTGCTGGTCCTGAACGTTGGCGCCGTGGCGGGGCTGTTCCTGGCCGGAATCCTGGCAGACAAACATGGGACCAAGAAGATCGTGCTGGTGTGGTTCGGCTTGTCAGCGGTCCTGCTGGCCATCCTCAGCGTCAAGATCCAGAACGAAATCCTCCTGAACGCGGCTGTGTTCGTCACCGGAGTCTTCGTGTTCAGCTCCCAGGTTTTGGTCTACGCCTGGGTCAGCCAGTTGTTCCCGGCCAGGCTCCGCGGAACCGCCCTGGGCTTCGCAGCAGGTGTTGGCAGGTTGGGCGCAATCGTTGGTCCTGCCGTGACGGGAACCTTGGTAGCCGCGAATATCGCCTACCCTGCCGGCTTCTACGTGTTCGCCGCCGCCGGCCTACTGGCGGTTGCCGCACTGTTCCTGGTGCCGCACGAGGTCAAAGCCGCCGATACAACCGTGCCGGCGGACCGCTAACCTTTCGGCCAAACCTGCGGGCGCTTGCATAAGGACTCCTGCGCCTTCGAGAGCAGCTGCGGCCCCGCCGCGAAGCAGCGGTCGGTGGATTTCTGAAGCTCCGGGAGCGCCTGGACTGCTGAATCGAAGTGGTCCTCGCGGATCATCGTTTCCATGGCCCGGCATTGGTTCTCTGTTTCCAAAGCTCCAACCATGGCCGAGGAAATCTTCAAGCTCAGGACCGCATCCATGCTCGCGTCGGGATCGTGCCTGCACAGGCCGTTGGAGATCCTCAGGATCCGGCCAGGCAACATGGACAGGTACGTGGAGAGGAAACGGATGGCCGGCGTGGAGTCTCCCAACTCGTCAGCCAGCGATTGCAGCCTGCACGGTTCCAGGACGGATGGCTCCGGCGCCTGGACCGGATCTGCTTCGTCAGTCACCCCTTGCTGCCTGGGGCTGTGCGGCGCCTTCCGGGGCTGACTTGTTGGGGTCCTTGGTCCAGATGGAGGCGAGCATTCCGATGACCAGGATGGCCGGTGCACCGTACATCAGGATGTTCATGACGACGGGTTCGCGGAGGGCGCGGATGGCGTTGCCGACGTAGGGGATGGTGGCGACCTGCTTGTCCACGGTTTTGCCTTCGAGGGTGGCGATCCAGGGGTCGATGCCGTTGTTGGCGTCACCTTTGGTCTGGACGGCTACGCCGCCGTCGGCGGTGGCGGTGACCTCGGTGATGCGGTGGGTCTCTACCCGCTGGTCCTCCACGGGGATGTGGTACGTGATGATGTCGCCCACTTTGACGTCCGTGATGGGTGTTGGGACGGTCACGACGACGTCGCCCGGGTTGATCAGGGGCGCCATGGAACCGGTCAGCATAGTGGAGGTCTGGTATCCGAAGACGCGCGGCCCAATCGCCAGCAGGACGAATGCCAAGGCCGCGAGAACCAGCGCGCCGATGCCGATGAACTTCACAGCCGACCCGGCAACCCGGCGGAAGGCGCCGGCTTTGGTGAACGTGGGGGCCGCTGCGGACGGCTTGACAGCGACAGACTCGGTTGCGGCGTCGACGGCGGCGGTCTCGACGACGGCGGATGCGGTCGCGGTTGCGGCGGCGGGCTTCGAGGCGGAACGCCGGCCGTGGAGAGCTGGTCCGTTGATGCTGGTGAGGGTGCTCATTGTCCTGGCGTTCCTTCCGAGTGTTGATCGTCTTCTGTAAAAGAGTCTGCGTGAGCTGGCTCAGGCTTTCCTACCGGAAATCCTCAAGTCTGGCTCAGGAAAAATACCGGCGGACCTGATCGGGCAGGGGGGCGCCCGACCAGGCCCGGCGGGGCTGGTGACCGGAGGCCCGGCCGTAAAGGGCGTAACGGCCGGCCTCCGGAGTTTCAGGTGGTGCTTACTTGGTGGTTTCGGTGCGTTGGGTGCCGGTGAAGGAGAATCCGACGGTGGAGGTGGCGCCCTGGAAGTCGTTGTTCGCGGTGGCGGGCAACGCGGTGGTGACCTTGAGGTTGTCGGTTTTGGTCGAGGTCAGGGAGGTCAGGTTGTTCAGGACCTTGTTCGCTGCGATCACGGGGCCGTTGGCCAGGACGGTGGTTTTGGTGCCGGCGCAGCTGTAGGGGGCGGCGGTGCCGGTCCAGGCGACGGAGCAGTTTTCGATGCTCAGTTGCAGGCCGTTGGTCACGTCGGTGGTGAGCAGGGAGGCGGTGGCGCCGGCGGAGGTGGTGAGGGTGACGTTGTTCAGGTCCGAGTTGCCGGTGTTGGCCAGGGTGACGAGCTTTTCGACCTTGTCGCCCGGCAGGAGGCCGGCGACGGGGACGTTCAGCGTGTTGGAGGCTCCGGTGCCCAGGGCGATGGTGACGGTTCCTGCGGTGACGGCCTGGGAGGCGGAGGTGGAGGAGGTGAACGCGCCGTAGGTGCCCATGCCGGCGACGGCGGCTGCGGTGCCGACCAGTGCGACGGAGGCGAGGATCTTGCCGGAGGTGGTCTTGAGGGTGATGGCCATCTGAATCGGTTTCCTTTCGGGTGGCCACCGTGTTCGGCCGGCCGTCTTGTCGGCCTCTCTGGCTGACAAGAACTACTGTGCCGGGCCAGGATCAAGAACCAATCCTGCAAACCCGCAACACTTCCTCAGGAAAAACTCAAGACTCACCAAAGCCCCACCAGCCCCATATGAAACACTGCATGGTGCACGTGAAGGCCAATGAGAGGGCGCAATAAATGCCGATGTGGTTGCAAGCCCTGCTATGGGGAACACTGGCCGGCGGAGCCCTTGTCCTCGGAGCCGGTATCGCTTGGCTGTGGAAAGTCCCGCCCAAGATTGTTTCCACGGTGATGGCCTTCGGCGCCGGCGTCCTGATCTCCGCCCTTGCCTTTGAACTCGTGGACGAGGCTGTCCAAGGCGGCGGATTGGTCCCCACCATCCTTGGCTTCCTCGTGGGTGCCTTGATCTTTGTGGGCTCGAACGTTCTGCTGGCGCGCGCCGGGGCCAAACATCGAAAGCGCTCCAGCGGGCCCCAACCCTCCGAGAAGGACACGCCAGGCAGCGGAACGGCCATCGCCGTCGGAGCACTGATTGACGGCATTCCCGAATCGGTGGTCCTTGGCGTCGGGCTCCTCGCCGGCGGGGCTGTGAGCCCGGCGATGCTGGCAGCCGTCTTCATCTCCAACGTCCCGGAGGGCCTTTCCAGTACAGCCGGCATGAAGAAGGCCGGACGAAGCCCCGCGTACGTTTTTGGAACATGGATCGGCATCGCAGTTTTCAGCGGACTCGCTGCCCTGATCGGCTACACCGCCTTGGAGAACGCCCCCGAGACCGTGATTGCGTTCATCACCGCCATCGCTGCAGGCGGAATCCTTGCCATGCTTGCCGACACCATGATCCCCGAGGCCTTCGAAGAGCATCACAACCTCACCGGACTCACTGCCGCTGTCGGCTTCCTGAGCGCCTTCACCATCCATCACGTCGGAGGCTAGCGCTCCCGCCCACAGCAGCTAGTGCGGAAGCAGCCCCAACAGCGGCAAGGCAGCCGCCGTCGAGACCGCCATGGCTGCCGTGTTGCCGATCACCGGATGAAAACCGGCCGGCAGCCGGGCGGAAACTGCCCTGGCGATGGGCGGCGCGAGGATCGCTCCCAGCACGGCCCCGCCGACTATCGCGCTCCACGAACCTCCGTAAGCGAGCACGGCAGCAGGGGCCACGGATACCACGGAAGCATAGGTAGCTGCCCACCCTCCGCCGCGGTACCAGCGCTGCCAGAGGACGACGCCGATTGCCGACGTCAGCGCCTGGGCGAACAGTATGTGGGGCAGCAGGTTGGAGCCATACGACGGCAACCCCGGGTTCAGCACGAACGCTGCCGCGACGCCCAGG
This genomic window contains:
- a CDS encoding signal peptidase I; translation: MSTLTSINGPALHGRRSASKPAAATATASAVVETAAVDAATESVAVKPSAAAPTFTKAGAFRRVAGSAVKFIGIGALVLAALAFVLLAIGPRVFGYQTSTMLTGSMAPLINPGDVVVTVPTPITDVKVGDIITYHIPVEDQRVETHRITEVTATADGGVAVQTKGDANNGIDPWIATLEGKTVDKQVATIPYVGNAIRALREPVVMNILMYGAPAILVIGMLASIWTKDPNKSAPEGAAQPQAARGD
- a CDS encoding TasA family protein yields the protein MAITLKTTSGKILASVALVGTAAAVAGMGTYGAFTSSTSASQAVTAGTVTIALGTGASNTLNVPVAGLLPGDKVEKLVTLANTGNSDLNNVTLTTSAGATASLLTTDVTNGLQLSIENCSVAWTGTAAPYSCAGTKTTVLANGPVIAANKVLNNLTSLTSTKTDNLKVTTALPATANNDFQGATSTVGFSFTGTQRTETTK
- a CDS encoding Hpt domain-containing protein, coding for MTDEADPVQAPEPSVLEPCRLQSLADELGDSTPAIRFLSTYLSMLPGRILRISNGLCRHDPDASMDAVLSLKISSAMVGALETENQCRAMETMIREDHFDSAVQALPELQKSTDRCFAAGPQLLSKAQESLCKRPQVWPKG
- a CDS encoding aromatic acid/H+ symport family MFS transporter; translated protein: MPTMPSARRSQWPVWLCWLAMVLDGFDLVVLGTVIPTLIKTGELGFDAVGATFAATISLVGVGLGALFIAPLSDKFGRRRLLIACVAGFSLFTIGVAFAPNVAVFSILRLLAGLGLGACLPAALAYMNDYAPAGSAGKSTTRTMTGYHVGAVATALLAIFIVPNWRLMFIIGGVAGLVLLPFLWAKLPESLPEAAPAKAGEPAKATPAVEHSAGTKQKTGFRDLLQKPYPMVAVGIGIASFMGLLLVYGLNTWLPQLMAAAGYPVSTGLTLLLVLNVGAVAGLFLAGILADKHGTKKIVLVWFGLSAVLLAILSVKIQNEILLNAAVFVTGVFVFSSQVLVYAWVSQLFPARLRGTALGFAAGVGRLGAIVGPAVTGTLVAANIAYPAGFYVFAAAGLLAVAALFLVPHEVKAADTTVPADR
- a CDS encoding ZIP family metal transporter, with translation MPMWLQALLWGTLAGGALVLGAGIAWLWKVPPKIVSTVMAFGAGVLISALAFELVDEAVQGGGLVPTILGFLVGALIFVGSNVLLARAGAKHRKRSSGPQPSEKDTPGSGTAIAVGALIDGIPESVVLGVGLLAGGAVSPAMLAAVFISNVPEGLSSTAGMKKAGRSPAYVFGTWIGIAVFSGLAALIGYTALENAPETVIAFITAIAAGGILAMLADTMIPEAFEEHHNLTGLTAAVGFLSAFTIHHVGG
- a CDS encoding 4-hydroxybenzoate 3-monooxygenase, whose translation is MARTPITTQVAIMGAGPAGLMLSHLLAKQGIESVVVEIRSRKDIQETVRAGILEHGTVNLLVDSGVSDRVLREGDRHDGIELRFNGESHRINFKELVGESVWLYPQTDVFMDLAAKREADGGDVRYSVTDTTVHDLEGKPKVWFTDADGQDFEIQADFLVGADGSRSHCRFQIPEANRKWYFHEYPFAWFGILAEAPRSADELIYANSENGFALISQRTETVQRMYFQCDPKENVAEWDDERIWTEFRKRVNGNGFELKEGPVLEKMVLPFRSFVHTPMRHGNLFLAGDAAHTVPPTGAKGLNLAIHDVKVLFEGLDSFYSNGSTALLDSYSDRALDRVWKAQHFSYWMTSMLHTVPGADDFDRARQLGELHSVVTSEHAKAYLAESYTGWPTSR
- a CDS encoding HNH endonuclease signature motif containing protein, whose protein sequence is MGIIGQIVARRASSPRANDLLSQPSLRPVGGPARAAAFEGTTAVGTVALSSEDAGLPGGLGTETVSSETGSSDIGPGGGVHSADVAPGLRVIPAADSKRVAGLIEAGLPSPGMAGVSLAQADEALRSLRESASDEASVFGFVEAADFAGKVEEISRSVEYLQIVAAHAVERARLEAQNSRPGSSAAAPEWRTGWTETPEEPTSGTGATVPEATVPEAPVSAGEARSTNALSVDGSGSAASVLDDGYRNAAEFLRARLRIGIGEARRRLALAAEVLPQKGMTGQEIPARRGILAEALGSALVPSRSATVISTALDKVRNLTDEDTITRMEHALTTTAVETDPDFVTTMTKRWADRIDHDGPEPSEEILHQLQGAFLRRRRRHGLHHLEIFATDEQIETLTTTMNAATNPRLTNSTSTSTRTNRPGTGTGTSPDLDRRSRAQKLLDGLTGACALAMTTGKLPSNGGLRPQLTVTIDHRDLLEQLTGTGHHQPGTRTQTGTAIGAATGTGTGIGTGTDRLNTGTATFTGPMHPNTIRKIACDADIIPVLLGSDSRVLDIGRTTRIFPPHIRKAITARDQGCAFPDCTMPAPWCEAHHTTYWTHGGTTGTNNGTLLCSHHHHLIHKEQWRIDMTTGVPWFIPPPHIDPHQTPRRNHHHTPHRT
- a CDS encoding helix-turn-helix transcriptional regulator is translated as MGTNSELGEFLRVRRAALQPQDVGVLNYGFRRVPGLRREELAMLAGVSTTYYTRLEQGLSTNASEAVIGAIARALNLDAAERAHLFNLARPVKTRRRAPAKPDKIRAGTLRLIQSMSGTPAIVLGRRSEVLGWNTLGHRLLAGHLDYTAPAAPSTRPNLTRMLFLDQHTRELYVRWPEEARRAVASLRLVAGKSSDDQELASLIGELSLGSVDFATLWAKHPVENCMSGRKYMQHPEVGYLELNFEVLTPPDESGHRVLMYAAEPGTPGAEALQLLHNTTEGVSAVHRVQRT
- a CDS encoding IclR family transcriptional regulator, with amino-acid sequence MANSASGDSVVDRVVRVIEAFPEGVTSLQLTELADRAGLPLSSAHRLVRQLSEHGLLDLGAGGTVRLGLRLWELVNRNSPTLALRQAAMPFMEDIQQVLNQNVNLAVLDGWEALFVERLSRRGSVANRARIAGRMPVHISSAGLALMSHQSRELQAEYLEQFEDPTGKVTADVVRHFLAEAAQHGYAQLAGVVDPDTWGIAVPVVNGKRRTVAALGVVVPLAEMRLQALVPALQTAARGIGRQLGD